A stretch of the Heterodontus francisci isolate sHetFra1 chromosome 10, sHetFra1.hap1, whole genome shotgun sequence genome encodes the following:
- the rs1a gene encoding retinoschisin 1a: MKGKNILFSILFLFEAFTYISAVEDENVDQSCNKTCKCDCNDGSNTVWGMTPGSSMLDCMPECPYHQALGFESGAVTEDQISCSNEDQYTGWYSSWMSNKARINSQGFGCAWLSRYQDNQQWLQIDLKNIRVISGIITQGRCDADEWMTKYSVQYRSDKMFNWVYYKDQTGNNRVFYGNSDRSSSVQNFLRPPIVARYIRIKPLGWHVRIAIRMELLGCMNKCQS; encoded by the exons ATGAAGGGAAAAAACATCCTATTTTCCATTCTGTTCTTATTTGAAG CTTTTACATATATTTCTGCTGTTGAG GATGAAAATGTGGATCAATCATGTAATAAAACTTGCAAATGCGATTGCAATGATGGATCCAACACAGTTTGGGGAATGACACCAGGTTCATCAATGCTGGACTGTATGCCAG AGTGTCCTTATCACCAAGCTCTTGGGTTTGAATCTGGAGCTGTTACAGAAGACCAGATAAGCTGTTCCAATGAAGATCAATATACAGGATGGTATTCCTCATGGATGTCAAACAAAGCAAGAATCAACAGCCAAGGTTTTGG GTGTGCATGGCTATCAAGGTACCAGGACAATCAGCAATGGCTTCAGATTGACCTGAAGAACATCAGAGTTATTTCTGGGATCATTACTCAAGGACGATGTGATGCTGATGAATGGATGACAAAGTACAGTGTGCAGTACAGATCTGACAAAATGTTTAACTGGGTTTACTATAAAGATCAGACAGGAAACAATCGA GTATTTTATGGGAACTCAGACAGGTCATCATCTGTGCAGAATTTCCTGCGTCCTCCAATTGTAGCTCGATACATCAGGATTAAGCCCTTGGGCTGGCACGTTCGAATTGCTATCAGAATGGAGCTGCTTGGATGCATGAATAAATGCCAGTCATAA